In one window of Cupriavidus necator N-1 DNA:
- a CDS encoding aminopeptidase P N-terminal domain-containing protein produces MSSPDNALLAACRDRRARVLQHLRAGGGGVAILPTAPEAMRNRDSDYPYRHDSYFYYLSGFTEPDAVLVLVAGAPGDPADADRSILFCRPKHEEREIWDGFRFGPEGARAAFGFDEAHSVEEINAALPPLLANRAQIAYPLADSTRTDVQMRRWLDAVRMQGRAGVAAPSVALDIRTVLDEMRLFKDAGELATMRRAAQISAGAHVRAMQATRAGLREYHLEAELLYEFRRHGAQSVAYNSIVAAGPNACVLHYRAGPAELRDGDLCLIDAGCEFDGYASDITRTFPVSGRFSPAQRELYDLVVAAQDAAIAETRAGVPYNVPHDAAVRVLAQGMLDTGLLDRNKEGTLDDVLASGSYRRFYMHRTGHWLGMDVHDVGEYRVASHGGEGERPWRPLQPGMVLTIEPGIYVRPAEDVPERYWHIGIRIEDDAVVTDGDCELITRGVPVLADEIEALMRDNANAAGGLR; encoded by the coding sequence ATGTCCTCACCCGACAACGCCCTCCTCGCCGCCTGCCGCGACCGCCGCGCCCGTGTGCTGCAGCACCTGCGCGCCGGCGGCGGCGGCGTGGCGATCCTGCCCACGGCGCCGGAAGCCATGCGCAACCGCGACAGCGACTACCCGTACCGGCACGACAGCTATTTCTATTATCTGAGCGGCTTTACCGAGCCTGATGCCGTGCTGGTGCTGGTGGCCGGCGCGCCGGGCGACCCCGCCGATGCCGACCGCAGCATCCTGTTCTGCCGCCCCAAGCATGAAGAGCGCGAAATCTGGGACGGTTTCCGTTTCGGCCCGGAAGGCGCGCGCGCCGCCTTTGGCTTTGACGAAGCGCATTCGGTCGAAGAGATCAATGCCGCGCTGCCGCCGCTGCTGGCCAACCGCGCGCAGATTGCCTACCCGCTGGCCGACTCGACCCGCACCGACGTGCAGATGCGACGCTGGCTGGACGCCGTGCGCATGCAGGGCCGCGCCGGGGTGGCCGCGCCGTCGGTTGCGCTCGACATCCGCACCGTGCTCGATGAAATGCGCCTGTTCAAGGATGCGGGCGAACTGGCCACCATGCGCCGCGCGGCGCAGATCTCCGCCGGGGCCCATGTGCGCGCCATGCAGGCCACCCGCGCCGGGCTGCGCGAATACCACCTGGAAGCAGAACTGCTCTATGAATTCCGCCGCCATGGCGCGCAGAGCGTGGCCTATAACTCGATCGTCGCGGCCGGCCCCAACGCCTGCGTGCTGCACTACCGCGCCGGCCCCGCCGAACTGCGGGACGGCGACCTTTGCCTGATCGATGCCGGATGTGAGTTCGACGGCTACGCCTCGGACATCACCCGCACCTTCCCGGTCTCGGGCCGCTTCTCGCCGGCGCAGCGAGAGCTGTACGACCTGGTGGTGGCCGCGCAGGACGCCGCCATTGCCGAGACCCGCGCCGGCGTGCCCTACAACGTGCCGCATGACGCCGCCGTGCGCGTGCTGGCCCAGGGCATGCTCGATACCGGCCTGCTCGACCGCAACAAGGAAGGCACGCTCGACGACGTGCTGGCCAGCGGCAGCTACCGCCGCTTCTACATGCACCGCACCGGCCACTGGCTTGGCATGGATGTCCATGACGTGGGCGAATACCGCGTGGCCAGCCACGGCGGCGAGGGCGAGCGCCCGTGGCGGCCGCTGCAGCCGGGCATGGTGCTGACCATCGAGCCCGGCATCTATGTGCGCCCGGCCGAGGACGTGCCCGAGCGCTACTGGCATATCGGCATCCGCATCGAGGACGACGCCGTGGTCACCGACGGCGACTGCGAGCTGATCACGCGCGGCGTGCCGGTGCTGGCCGACGAGATCGAGGCGCTGATGCGCGATAACGCAAATGCTGCCGGAGGTCTGCGATGA
- a CDS encoding UbiH/UbiF/VisC/COQ6 family ubiquinone biosynthesis hydroxylase, with the protein MPAAQPDFHGLRDIAIVGGGPVGLALACQLLRTTGWRLTLVDAATPARAARDPRAIALSHGSRQLLEQIGAWPVPGSPIEHIHVSQRGRFGHVRLHHDDYGVPALGYVVRYGDLCEALERALAHAAQAAGEGRLQRVFETRIDQIAQDPAPRAADDPDAGTVQLAGTGHDGEVAHLAARLVVQAEGGLFHQQAAHQGRGARTRDYRQTAVIAHVTCSRPQPGWAWERFTEEGPLALLPHEEHGVSGYALVWCCPPDQAARRIALPEAEFAAELGRAFGDRMGHFTLAGKRHAFPLGLNAAPVTVNGRVAAVGNAAQTLHPVAGQGLNLGLRDAFALADSLRSACTPQALQAFASRHRFDRAVTIGVTDLLPRVFGIAYPLAAHARGASLAALACLPPLRHALARHMMFGMRH; encoded by the coding sequence ATGCCGGCCGCGCAGCCTGATTTCCACGGCCTTCGCGACATCGCCATCGTCGGCGGCGGCCCGGTCGGGCTGGCGCTGGCCTGCCAGCTGCTGCGCACGACCGGCTGGCGCCTGACGCTAGTCGATGCCGCCACCCCGGCGCGCGCCGCGCGCGATCCGCGCGCGATCGCGCTGTCGCATGGCAGCCGCCAGCTGCTGGAGCAGATCGGCGCCTGGCCGGTGCCCGGCAGCCCGATCGAGCACATCCATGTCTCGCAGCGCGGCCGCTTCGGCCATGTCCGGCTGCACCATGACGACTACGGCGTGCCGGCGCTCGGCTACGTGGTGCGCTACGGCGACTTGTGCGAGGCACTCGAGCGCGCGCTCGCCCATGCCGCGCAGGCGGCGGGCGAAGGCCGGCTGCAGCGCGTGTTCGAGACCCGCATCGACCAGATCGCACAGGATCCCGCGCCGCGCGCCGCGGACGACCCCGATGCCGGCACCGTGCAGCTGGCCGGCACCGGCCACGACGGCGAGGTAGCGCACCTGGCCGCGCGCCTGGTGGTGCAGGCCGAGGGCGGGCTGTTCCACCAGCAGGCCGCCCACCAGGGGCGCGGCGCGCGCACGCGCGACTACCGCCAGACCGCGGTGATCGCCCATGTGACCTGCTCGCGCCCGCAGCCGGGCTGGGCCTGGGAGCGCTTTACCGAGGAAGGCCCGCTGGCGCTGCTGCCGCACGAGGAGCACGGCGTTTCGGGCTATGCGCTGGTGTGGTGCTGCCCGCCGGACCAGGCCGCGCGGCGCATCGCGTTGCCGGAAGCCGAGTTCGCGGCGGAACTGGGCCGGGCCTTTGGCGACCGCATGGGCCATTTCACGCTGGCCGGCAAGCGCCATGCCTTCCCGCTCGGCCTGAATGCCGCACCGGTGACCGTCAACGGCCGCGTGGCGGCGGTCGGCAATGCCGCGCAAACGCTGCACCCGGTGGCCGGCCAGGGGCTCAACCTGGGCCTGCGCGACGCCTTCGCGCTGGCCGATTCGCTGCGCAGCGCCTGCACGCCGCAGGCGCTGCAAGCCTTCGCCAGCCGCCACCGGTTCGACCGCGCCGTCACCATCGGCGTGACCGACCTGCTGCCGCGCGTGTTCGGCATCGCCTACCCGCTGGCCGCGCACGCGCGGGGCGCGTCGCTGGCCGCGCTGGCCTGCCTGCCGCCGCTGCGGCATGCGCTGGCGCGCCACATGATGTTCGGAATGCGCCACTGA
- a CDS encoding AzlD domain-containing protein, protein MSAMTLLWVFLAAGLATFLIRLSFIAVEGRVRLPSWFRTALQFVPAAMLSALIAPDLLMQHGELALTPANARLVAGVVAILIAARTRSVGWTIAGGMAALLALEALF, encoded by the coding sequence ATGAGTGCGATGACCCTGCTGTGGGTCTTCCTTGCCGCGGGCCTGGCGACCTTCCTGATCCGCCTGTCGTTCATCGCCGTGGAAGGCCGCGTGCGGCTGCCGTCGTGGTTCCGCACCGCGCTGCAGTTCGTGCCGGCAGCGATGCTGTCGGCGCTGATCGCCCCTGACCTGCTGATGCAGCATGGCGAGCTTGCCCTCACCCCCGCCAACGCGCGGCTGGTGGCCGGCGTGGTGGCCATCCTGATCGCCGCTCGAACCCGCAGCGTGGGCTGGACCATCGCCGGTGGCATGGCCGCGCTGCTTGCCCTGGAGGCTCTGTTCTGA
- a CDS encoding AzlC family ABC transporter permease: MPDNEPVLPDHHAPAITAAGEWLAGARALAPMLLGVVPFGLIYGVLAVGAGMPAWLACAMSVVVFGGASQMILTQLWTAGTPAVVITLTVAMVNLRHALYSATIAPTLAHLPRRWKALIAYLLTDEAFAAMTHRLGDSGPRARYRHWYYFGGGFALWASWQLSTLAGVLVGAQVPRDWPLDFFLPLTFIGIIVPGLKHRSHVAAALAASVLAVACYSLPHKLGLMVAALGGIAAGMLVLGRGNRPGPRPASRGADAAPGGPAGKGAA, from the coding sequence GTGCCCGACAACGAGCCGGTTCTGCCCGACCACCACGCCCCCGCCATCACCGCCGCCGGCGAATGGCTGGCCGGCGCGCGCGCGCTCGCGCCGATGCTGCTGGGCGTGGTGCCGTTCGGCCTGATCTATGGCGTGCTGGCCGTCGGCGCCGGCATGCCGGCGTGGCTGGCCTGCGCGATGAGCGTGGTCGTGTTCGGCGGCGCCTCGCAGATGATCCTGACCCAGTTGTGGACCGCCGGCACCCCGGCAGTGGTGATCACGCTGACGGTGGCCATGGTCAACCTGCGCCACGCGCTGTATTCCGCCACCATCGCGCCCACGCTCGCGCACCTGCCGCGGCGCTGGAAGGCGCTGATCGCCTACCTGCTGACCGACGAAGCCTTTGCCGCGATGACGCACCGGCTTGGCGACAGCGGCCCGCGCGCCCGCTACCGCCACTGGTACTACTTCGGCGGCGGCTTCGCCCTGTGGGCCAGCTGGCAGCTGTCGACGCTGGCCGGCGTGCTGGTCGGCGCCCAGGTGCCGCGCGACTGGCCGCTCGATTTCTTCCTGCCGCTGACCTTCATCGGCATCATCGTGCCGGGCCTGAAGCACCGCTCGCACGTGGCCGCGGCGTTGGCCGCCAGCGTGCTGGCGGTGGCCTGCTACAGCCTGCCGCACAAGCTCGGGCTGATGGTGGCGGCGCTCGGCGGCATTGCCGCGGGCATGCTGGTGCTGGGCCGCGGCAACCGCCCCGGGCCACGCCCGGCCAGCCGTGGCGCCGATGCCGCGCCAGGCGGACCGGCCGGCAAGGGGGCCGCATGA
- a CDS encoding aminoglycoside phosphotransferase family protein has translation MAALSHDPRLDQLKAWVSGLGPAWSADPDSCAPASADASFRRYFRVSTGHPAHPTAIVMDAPPAHEDCRPFIHVCGLFGAAGVTVPTVLAQDLEQGFLLLADLGNQTYLSRLDDSTAHGMYADAAATLVRIQAATRPGELPAYDRALLQRELDLFPQWYVAKQLGASLTEAQQADLHEVTETLLANNLAQPQVYVHRDFHSRNLMVLDGGANPGVLDFQDAVIGPITYDAVSLWRDAYIEWDEEQQLDWLIRYWERARKAGLPVNADFGEFYRDFEWMGLQRHLKVLGIFARLYHRDGKDGYLANLPLVMKYTRQVAGRYTELRKLIRLLDALEGVASPAGYTF, from the coding sequence ATGGCAGCTCTCTCCCACGACCCGCGCCTGGACCAGCTCAAGGCCTGGGTATCCGGACTCGGCCCGGCATGGTCCGCCGATCCCGATTCCTGCGCCCCCGCCTCGGCCGACGCCAGCTTCCGGCGCTATTTCCGCGTCAGCACCGGCCATCCGGCGCATCCCACGGCCATCGTGATGGACGCCCCGCCGGCGCACGAGGACTGCCGCCCGTTCATCCATGTGTGCGGGCTGTTCGGCGCGGCCGGCGTGACCGTGCCGACCGTGCTGGCGCAGGACCTGGAGCAGGGTTTCCTGCTGCTGGCCGACCTCGGCAACCAGACCTACCTGTCGCGGCTCGATGATTCCACCGCCCACGGCATGTACGCCGACGCGGCCGCCACGCTGGTCCGCATCCAGGCCGCCACCCGCCCCGGCGAGCTTCCGGCCTACGACCGCGCGCTGCTGCAGCGCGAGCTCGACCTGTTCCCGCAGTGGTACGTGGCCAAGCAACTGGGAGCCAGCCTGACCGAGGCCCAGCAGGCTGATCTGCACGAAGTGACTGAAACGCTACTCGCCAATAATCTTGCGCAGCCGCAGGTCTACGTACACCGCGATTTCCACTCGCGCAACCTGATGGTGCTCGACGGCGGCGCCAACCCGGGCGTGCTCGACTTCCAGGACGCGGTGATCGGCCCGATCACCTACGACGCGGTCTCGCTGTGGCGCGACGCCTATATCGAATGGGACGAGGAGCAGCAGCTGGACTGGCTGATCCGCTACTGGGAGCGCGCGCGCAAGGCCGGGCTGCCGGTCAATGCCGACTTTGGCGAGTTCTATCGCGATTTTGAGTGGATGGGCCTGCAGCGCCACCTTAAGGTGCTGGGCATCTTCGCCCGCCTGTACCACCGCGACGGCAAGGACGGCTACCTGGCCAACCTGCCGCTGGTGATGAAGTACACCCGCCAGGTGGCCGGCCGCTACACCGAACTGCGCAAGCTGATCCGGCTGCTGGACGCGCTCGAAGGCGTGGCCAGCCCCGCCGGCTACACGTTCTGA
- the dusB gene encoding tRNA dihydrouridine synthase DusB has translation MQIGPHQLRNNLFVAPMAGVTDRPFRQLCKQLGAGYAVSEMVASNAQLWKSEKTMRRANHAGEVEPIAVQIAGAEPSMMAEAARYNVDRGAQIIDINMGCPAKKVCNVAAGSALLQNEPLVVRIVQAVVGAVGDRVPVTLKIRTGWNRENRNALRIAHMVEDAGISMLTIHGRTRADLYHGDAEYETIAAVKAAVSIPVVANGDITTPQKAKQVLALTGADAIMIGRAAQGRPWLFREIEHFLKTGEMLPSPEVAEIRAIMNAHLEDHYDFYGEFTGVRTARKHIAWYTRGLRGANLFRHRMNTLESTAEQLAAVNAFFDEQAQISDRLVYVDDAAQDQDEANNNKNGELLAA, from the coding sequence GTGCAGATCGGACCTCACCAACTCCGCAACAACCTGTTTGTCGCCCCGATGGCGGGCGTGACGGACCGGCCCTTCCGCCAACTGTGCAAGCAGCTCGGCGCAGGCTATGCGGTGTCGGAAATGGTGGCGTCCAACGCACAGCTGTGGAAGAGCGAGAAGACCATGCGCCGCGCCAACCATGCCGGCGAGGTCGAGCCCATCGCCGTGCAGATCGCCGGCGCCGAGCCGTCGATGATGGCCGAGGCCGCGCGCTACAACGTGGACCGCGGCGCGCAGATCATCGACATCAACATGGGCTGCCCGGCCAAGAAGGTGTGCAACGTCGCCGCCGGCTCGGCCCTGCTGCAGAACGAGCCGCTGGTGGTGCGCATCGTCCAGGCCGTGGTCGGCGCCGTGGGCGACCGGGTACCGGTCACGCTGAAGATCCGCACTGGCTGGAACCGCGAGAACCGCAATGCGCTGCGCATCGCGCACATGGTCGAGGACGCGGGCATCAGCATGCTGACCATCCACGGCCGCACCCGCGCCGACCTGTACCATGGCGACGCCGAGTACGAGACCATTGCCGCGGTCAAGGCAGCGGTCTCGATCCCGGTGGTCGCCAACGGCGACATCACCACGCCGCAGAAGGCAAAGCAAGTACTGGCGCTGACCGGCGCGGACGCGATCATGATCGGCCGCGCGGCGCAGGGCCGGCCCTGGCTGTTCCGTGAGATCGAGCACTTCCTGAAGACCGGCGAGATGCTGCCGTCGCCGGAAGTGGCCGAGATCCGCGCCATCATGAATGCGCACCTGGAAGACCACTACGACTTCTATGGCGAATTCACCGGCGTGCGCACCGCGCGCAAGCATATTGCCTGGTACACGCGCGGGCTGCGCGGCGCCAACCTGTTCCGCCACCGCATGAACACGCTGGAGAGCACCGCCGAACAACTGGCGGCGGTCAATGCGTTCTTCGACGAGCAGGCGCAGATCTCTGACCGGCTGGTGTACGTGGACGACGCAGCACAAGACCAAGACGAAGCGAACAACAACAAAAACGGGGAGTTGCTTGCCGCATGA
- the murU gene encoding N-acetylmuramate alpha-1-phosphate uridylyltransferase MurU, protein MKAMIFAAGRGDRMRPLTDTCPKPLLAVGGKPLIVWKIEALARAGLRDIVINHAWLGAQIEAALGDGSRFGVRLAYSAEGTALETAGGIAQALPLLSAHPERGEIFLAVSGDIFCDYDFRRLLPRAHDMAGAPAPRMHLVMVPNPDFHPNGDFTLEPNGLLTLDGTLANGGERLTFGNIGLYDTRLFTAIEPGTKMPMTPYYWEAIEAGAATGERFDGRWENVGTPAQLAELDAALAAAAPVAAHGR, encoded by the coding sequence ATGAAGGCCATGATCTTCGCCGCCGGCCGCGGCGACCGCATGCGTCCGTTGACCGATACCTGCCCCAAGCCGCTGCTGGCGGTGGGCGGCAAGCCACTGATCGTCTGGAAGATCGAGGCGCTGGCGCGTGCCGGCCTGCGCGACATCGTCATCAACCATGCCTGGCTGGGCGCACAGATCGAAGCCGCGCTGGGAGACGGCAGCCGTTTCGGCGTGCGGCTGGCCTATTCTGCCGAGGGCACTGCGCTGGAAACCGCCGGCGGCATAGCACAGGCCCTGCCGCTGCTGTCCGCGCACCCGGAGCGCGGCGAGATCTTCCTGGCCGTGTCGGGCGACATTTTCTGCGACTACGACTTCCGCAGGCTGTTGCCTCGCGCGCACGACATGGCCGGCGCGCCCGCCCCGCGCATGCACCTGGTGATGGTGCCCAACCCGGATTTTCACCCGAACGGCGACTTCACCTTGGAACCGAACGGCCTCCTGACGCTCGACGGGACACTGGCCAACGGTGGCGAACGGCTGACATTCGGCAATATCGGCCTGTACGACACGCGCCTCTTCACCGCCATCGAACCTGGCACCAAAATGCCGATGACACCCTACTACTGGGAGGCCATCGAGGCTGGCGCTGCTACCGGCGAACGCTTCGACGGACGCTGGGAGAACGTGGGCACGCCGGCGCAGCTGGCTGAGCTGGATGCGGCGCTTGCGGCAGCAGCGCCTGTGGCGGCGCACGGGCGCTAA
- a CDS encoding Fis family transcriptional regulator, with translation MSRNAIDQCIRESLDTYFRDLDGEEPSNMYNMVLEAVERPLLEAVMVRAERNQSLAAAYLGINRNTLRKKLQQHGLL, from the coding sequence ATGAGCCGCAACGCTATCGACCAGTGCATCCGGGAAAGCCTGGATACGTACTTTCGCGACCTGGACGGCGAAGAGCCGTCCAATATGTACAACATGGTGCTCGAGGCCGTCGAACGGCCGCTGCTGGAAGCCGTGATGGTGCGCGCCGAGCGCAACCAGTCGCTGGCGGCCGCATACCTGGGCATCAATCGCAATACGCTGCGCAAAAAGCTGCAGCAGCACGGTTTACTTTGA
- the purH gene encoding bifunctional phosphoribosylaminoimidazolecarboxamide formyltransferase/IMP cyclohydrolase, with protein sequence MIKQALLSVSDKTGIVDFARELNALGVTLLSTGGTAKLLADSGLPVTEVADYTGFPEMLDGRVKTLHPKVHGGILARRDLPEHMAALAEHDIPTIDLLVVNLYPFQQTVAKDDCTLPDAIENIDIGGPTMLRSAAKNHRDVTVIVDPADYAVVLDEMRANANSVGYDTNFRLATKVFAHTAQYDGAITNYLTSLGADKSHQARSAYPQTLNLAFDKVQEMRYGENPHQSAAFYRDLKAVDGALANYVQLQGKELSYNNIADADAAWECVKSFDAANGAACVIIKHANPCGVALGANALEAYDKAFKTDSTSAFGGIIAFNVELDEAAAQAVAKQFVEVLIAPSFSAGARAVFAAKQNVRLLEIPLGKGINQYDFKRVGGGLLVQSPDARNVQPSELRVVTRRHPTPKEMDDLMFAWRVAKFVKSNAIVFCGGGMTLGVGAGQMSRVDSARIASIKAQNAGLTLAGSAVASDAFFPFRDGLDVVVDAGATCVIQPGGSMRDDEVIAAADERGIAMVVTGTRHFRH encoded by the coding sequence ATGATCAAGCAAGCCCTACTCTCCGTTTCCGACAAGACCGGCATCGTCGATTTCGCGCGCGAACTGAACGCGCTCGGCGTCACGCTGCTTTCCACCGGCGGCACCGCCAAGCTGCTGGCCGACAGCGGCCTGCCCGTGACGGAGGTGGCCGACTACACCGGCTTCCCGGAAATGCTCGACGGCCGCGTCAAGACGCTGCACCCGAAGGTGCACGGCGGCATCCTGGCGCGCCGCGACCTGCCCGAGCACATGGCCGCGCTGGCCGAGCACGACATCCCGACGATCGACCTGCTGGTGGTGAACCTGTACCCGTTCCAGCAGACCGTGGCCAAGGATGACTGCACCCTGCCCGACGCGATCGAGAACATCGACATCGGCGGCCCGACCATGCTGCGTTCGGCGGCCAAGAACCATCGCGACGTGACCGTGATCGTCGACCCGGCCGACTACGCCGTGGTGCTCGATGAAATGCGCGCCAACGCCAACAGCGTCGGCTACGACACCAATTTCCGCCTGGCCACCAAGGTGTTCGCGCACACCGCGCAGTACGACGGCGCCATCACCAACTACCTGACCAGCCTGGGTGCCGACAAGTCGCACCAGGCCCGCAGCGCCTACCCGCAGACGCTGAACCTGGCCTTCGACAAGGTGCAGGAAATGCGCTACGGCGAGAACCCGCACCAGTCCGCCGCGTTCTACCGCGACCTGAAGGCCGTGGACGGCGCGCTGGCCAACTACGTGCAGCTGCAGGGCAAGGAACTGTCGTACAACAACATCGCCGATGCCGACGCGGCCTGGGAATGCGTCAAATCGTTCGACGCCGCCAACGGCGCCGCCTGCGTCATCATCAAGCATGCCAACCCGTGCGGCGTGGCGCTGGGCGCGAATGCGCTGGAAGCGTATGACAAGGCCTTCAAGACCGATTCGACCTCGGCCTTCGGCGGCATCATCGCCTTCAATGTCGAGCTGGACGAAGCCGCCGCTCAGGCCGTGGCCAAGCAGTTCGTCGAAGTGCTGATCGCCCCGTCGTTCAGCGCCGGCGCGCGTGCCGTATTCGCGGCCAAGCAGAACGTGCGCCTGCTGGAAATCCCGCTGGGCAAGGGCATCAACCAGTATGACTTCAAGCGTGTCGGCGGCGGCCTGCTGGTGCAGAGCCCGGACGCCAGGAACGTGCAGCCGTCCGAGCTGCGCGTGGTGACGCGCCGCCACCCGACCCCGAAGGAAATGGACGACCTGATGTTCGCCTGGCGCGTGGCCAAGTTCGTCAAGTCCAACGCCATCGTGTTCTGCGGCGGCGGCATGACGCTGGGCGTTGGCGCCGGCCAGATGAGCCGCGTGGATTCGGCCCGCATCGCCAGCATCAAGGCGCAGAACGCCGGCCTGACGCTGGCCGGCTCGGCCGTGGCCTCTGACGCGTTCTTCCCGTTCCGTGATGGCCTGGACGTGGTGGTCGACGCGGGCGCGACCTGCGTGATCCAGCCGGGCGGCTCGATGCGCGACGACGAAGTGATCGCCGCCGCCGACGAGCGCGGCATCGCCATGGTGGTGACCGGCACGCGCCACTTCCGCCACTAA